A genomic segment from Clarias gariepinus isolate MV-2021 ecotype Netherlands chromosome 11, CGAR_prim_01v2, whole genome shotgun sequence encodes:
- the spsb4b gene encoding SPRY domain-containing SOCS box protein 4b has protein sequence MGQRVSGVVKSAEECERSALALQVALVPLGRHGQGHGIGHPLSPRLELLLDMPPADIATQLEHAWNPDDRSLNLFIKDEDRLTFHRHPVAQSTDCVRGKVGFTRGLHAWTIRWPVRQRGTHAIIGVATSRAPLHAIGYTALVGSDAESWGWDLGRGKLYHDRKSQTGPAASYPSSQNEEDEDTFSVPEEVLVVLDMDEGTLGFCASGHFLGIAFRGLKGRSLYPIVSAVWGHCEVTMTYINGLEPGPLPLMELCRRAARQALGRHRIHQIHTLPLPQTLKNYLQYQ, from the exons ATGGGGCAGAGGGTCTCAGGAGTGGTGAAATCTGCTGAGGAGTGCGAGAGGTCTGCACTGGCATTGCAGGTGGCCCTTGTGCCCCTTGGCAGGCACGGACAGGGACACGGAATAGGCCACCCGCTATCACCACGCCTGGAGCTGCTGCTGGACATGCCTCCGGCGGACATTGCCACTCAGCTTGAGCATGCTTGGAACCCTGATGACCGCTCACTCAACCTGTTCATCAAAGATGAGGATCGGCTGACGTTTCATCGTCATCCAGTAGCACAAAGTACAGACTGTGTACGAGGTAAAGTAGGGTTTACTCGTGGCCTGCATGCCTGGACTATCCGGTGGCCCGTGAGGCAACGTGGCACACATGCTATCATTGGTGTCGCTACCTCACGGGCACCGCTTCACGCTATTGGGTACACCGCACTCGTTGGCAGTGATGCAGAATCTTGGGGATGGGACTTGGGGCGGGGGAAACTCTACCATGATAGGAAGAGCCAAACAGGGCCAGCAGCTTCGTATCCAAGCAGCCAGAATGAGGAAGATGAGGACACGTTTTCAGTACCCGAGGAGGTGCTGGTGGTCTTGGACATGGATGAGGGAACACTGGGGTTTTGCGCCAGTGGTCACTTCTTAGGTATAGCCTTTCGCGGCCTGAAGGGGAGAAGCCTGTATCCGATCGTCAGCGCAGTGTGGGGCCACTGTGAGGTCACAATGACGTACATCAATGGACTAGAGC cTGGGCCTTTGCCACTGATGGAACTATGCAGAAGAGCAGCTCGCCAAGCTCTGGGCCGACATCGCATCCACCAGATCCACACACTCCCCTTGCCCCAGACTCTTAAAAATTACCTGCAGTACCAGTGA